The segment ATGAGTACGAGCAAGAAGCAATTAATTAAATAAAGGGTGAGTAAAAATCCGTATAACATGTATTTTCCTTCTTATTGTAGTATCTACTATTGTAAGTATAGCATGATTAATTTTTTTATAAAATTGGTGTTTTTATGATAGGTATTTCTTCTTATTTTTACTACACTGGATCGCATAGAAAGGGCTTGTCATGAAAAAATTGGCTTTGTTGTTTATGTTAAACATATCGATTGTTAGTTGCTATGCAATGGAAGTAGAATATCAGGTTGCGGTCGGCAATAAAACATTTGGTAAGAATGATTTTAAAAATCTTTCAGGTGAGCAAAAAGATGACTTAATCGCTATGAGTAAACCACCATGTATTCTGGGATTATGTGGAGTTAATAATAAGGTGCTTACTCCTGAAAATGTTGAAAAACTAAGAAATATGCCCGTTCATATCAAAAAAGATATGGCTACTGCTCGATGTTCTACGTGCGACAGAGTATATAATGATCAGCGAGTATCGTATTGTACTAATGGTACGATGTGCTGTGGAGCGATTGGCATTTGTGGGACTGGTTGGGTATGGACGTTTATTAAATGTAATATGTCCACTCGTGCGCTTGCAGCGTTATCTGGAGGATGCTTGGGAGTTTCCGCGATCCCATGTATGGTATGTGGAATTTATACTGGTGCAGAGCTTTGTTGTTGCAGAGACATACGTGAAGTCAAATTATAGAAAAATTATGTGGTAATAATTTTTTTGAATTTCTCACAATCTGTACTTGCGCTACCAACTAAAAAGCCATCAACATCAGATATGTTTTTCAGTTGATGGATATTTTTTTCATCGACACTACCACCATAAAGCAACTGTTTTTTTATGTGTGGCAGGTATGAATCAACGTATTTCTGTAGCCATGCAAAAATTTCTTCTAAATATTTGTCTTCAGGAATAATTCCAGTACCAATTGCCCAAAACGGTTCATATGCGATGATTACACGGTCGTATTTTTGGTATGCGATTGTTTTTAAGATAAGTTCAAGCTGTTGTGTTAATGCATCAAATGTTTTTTTGTGCAAAAAATCTTCTTTTGTTTCGCCAATGCAAATGATTGGGGTTATATTATTTTTGTATAACAAATCTATTTTTTTTACGATTGTTTCAGTTGTTTCTCCGTAATATATGCGTCGCTCGCTGTGTCCGATAAAACAATAGGTAGCGCCAACTTCTGCTAATGATTGTGCAGAGACTTCGCCAGTATAAGATCCGTTTTCATATTCAGAACAATTTTGTGCACCAACAGCAATTGCACTGCTTTTAAAAATTTCAGCGATTGGTGCAAGGGCAATAAAAGAAGGGCATAGTATTATGTGATTATTTGCAGCTAATTGTTCTAACTGTTCTTTATTGTTTTTACAAAAACTGACGCTTTCATTAAAACTGAGATTCATTTTCCAGTTGGCGACGTATGTGTATTTCATAAAGACCTTTATTCGGCTATTCCGTCGCGCTCATCCTGAACTTGTTGAAGGATCGGCGCGAATTAATATTGTCTTGTTAAAGAATATTTATAGTAATTTATAGAATAAATCAGTATTTTTTTAACTTTTTGTTATGTGCGCTTAATTCTTCAACCCTCCTTCGCATAAAGCTTCGGAGGACACGGCAAGTTCAGAATGAGCGCGATAATTACTTCAGGAAAGTTAAAAAGATACAACCGTTCTACGTTGCTGGTACTTGGCACGATAAATATGGCAAAGTATTTTCCACAAAGTTTTGTACGTCTTCCTGATAATCTGAATGCGCACAATGAGCAAATTGTAAATGTAATCGTCCGCTATCAGCAAGTGTTTTAAGGCCTAACTTATCTTCTTGATACCAGCAAGAATCAAAAATATTTTCTAATGTGTCAATGGATCCTATTGGATAAAAACCAAAATGGCTTGACACAGCAGGATCAACAACTTCTTCTTTGGTTGATTGCACAAGCACCATATGTGCAAGGCTGCAAATATTGTTTTTAAATAGTGCAGCATCAGGGTGTTCTATTTCATTGTTTATGTAGGGTAAAAATCTACATTGTTGTAGATAATCTTGATAGTGCAAAGGATCTTTCCAATAGCCTGCAAAGCTTATTGCTCGCTGTATCAGATAACAGTACATAAGTTTATAAGAATATTGTTGCATTTTTCGCAGCCATTCAAATCGTTGATCCATTGTGCCAGGCGATCCAAATATGCCATTTTCAGGGGTACCCCATGAAATATATACATACACTTTTGGATTGTTATATTTTTCAATAAAACAACGAGCAACCAGACCACCTTGCGAATGTGCAATGATAATGCATCCGTCTTGTAACCGTTCATCCGACTCCATTTTTTCTTTGAGCCAATTAACTTGATCGTGCATATTAAAAAATGAAGTTATTTTTCCTTTTCCGAGGGTAATTTTTTTTACGTATACATCAGGAAGGTATTTTTTGATAAGTCTTTTGGTAGGAGCCATAGCGTGTTTATCAGAGAGTATTCCATGTACAAGTACGATGGGTAGATTTTTGGCATGTATGCACGCAAAAGAGAATGTAGCTAAAATCATTAAAGAGAGATAATAAAAAGAATATTTATGTGGCATCGGTTTCCTTGGTAAGAAGAAAACAATTTTTCTGATGCTAACATAAATTTTTTTGTAAGAGCTAGTATAAAAAAAGCGCTTCTGTTATGAAGCGCTTTTTTTATATTGATTAATTATCTACGATATGCCTTCAAGATGGTTTCTTTTCTATCCATAAGATCACGTTTATTTTTTTGACGTTCTTCTTCGCGTTTATGATCGCCATGGCTTGCTAACATTCCTCCTCCAACTGCTCCAACTGTTAAGATGCCTCCCATTGCCACTGTATTAGTGTGTTTATCGTGTGCTCCGATGGCGAGCATAATTACACCAACAGCTCCTGCAAGATAGGCCAATTCTATTCTATGATAGGGATCGCGGCCTGCTTCATTTATAGCGGCAATCTGAGTATCGAGATCATCGAGCATATTTTTGTCTTCCTTGCTTATTGTAGGCTGATGATTGTGGTGGCGATGATGATCACCTGCTTGATAACCTCCAGTTGCAGGATAGCCGATTTCTGCAGAAATATAATTGACACTCACTAATAATGCAAACAAAGCAATATTTTTTTTGTACATACAAACCCTTTATATTTTGATGTGTAAAAATGTTTTTGTAATCTGTACTAATATTATAGGAAAAAAGTATTTTTTCTATTGTGGTGAATAAAAAAGCAAAAAATTAGGATATTGATGTGGAAAGCAGACTAGAAAAATATAAAAATATTATTGTTCCCATTATTTTGCGGTATGTACCGAATGCAAAAATTATATTGTATGGTTCTCGTGCCCGTGGTGATGCTAAAGAAGGTTCTGACATAGATGTTGCATTGGACACGGGAAGTAAAATAGATAATTTATTGATGAGCAAAATCGAGGGAGACTTAGAAGATTCAGATTATCTGAGTCTGAAGGTGATGAATGTATGGATATTGTAGAGGCAAGAAATAAAATATCTCATACTTACCATGAAGCTATGGCAGATAAAATTGTGCATAAAATACCAGAATATTATGAATTAATGCAAAAAATAGCAGAACGTATGCAAAAAAGATGGGGTGAATAAATTATTCCTGCCAGCTCTTTTTTCTTTTTAATCGATGATAACTAACCGCAAAATGGTGCGCATAATCGCGCAATGCGATCAGTAATCTGCCAACATTTGTTTGCAAATCAAGACGAATACCTTGTGGAAATTGTGGTCCGTATAACGTTTCTTCGCGCTTTGCTAAGCTTACCATTGGTGCATGTGGTAAAATGTGTTGCGCAGCACTTAGTTGTCCTTTGCCACCATCAATAACAATAAGATCAGGAATGTCAGTTTTATTTTTGTAGCGCCGCTCTATAATTTCTTGTAGTGCGGCGTAATCATTTTGTTCTGTTAATGTTTTAATTTTGAAATGTCGA is part of the Candidatus Babeliales bacterium genome and harbors:
- the tpiA gene encoding triose-phosphate isomerase produces the protein MKYTYVANWKMNLSFNESVSFCKNNKEQLEQLAANNHIILCPSFIALAPIAEIFKSSAIAVGAQNCSEYENGSYTGEVSAQSLAEVGATYCFIGHSERRIYYGETTETIVKKIDLLYKNNITPIICIGETKEDFLHKKTFDALTQQLELILKTIAYQKYDRVIIAYEPFWAIGTGIIPEDKYLEEIFAWLQKYVDSYLPHIKKQLLYGGSVDEKNIHQLKNISDVDGFLVGSASTDCEKFKKIITT
- a CDS encoding nucleotidyltransferase domain-containing protein, translated to MESRLEKYKNIIVPIILRYVPNAKIILYGSRARGDAKEGSDIDVALDTGSKIDNLLMSKIEGDLEDSDYLSLKVMNVWIL
- a CDS encoding nucleotidyltransferase substrate binding protein, with the protein product MDIVEARNKISHTYHEAMADKIVHKIPEYYELMQKIAERMQKRWGE